DNA sequence from the Amycolatopsis sp. Hca4 genome:
CGCGCGTTGAGCCACAGCGGCCGCGCGACGCGGAACACGAGCACGGCGCCCGCGGCCGTGGCGTAGGCGGTCCACCAGAACGCCGTCGCGACCGGGGAAGCGGTGAAGTCGGCGCCGGTCCAGAGCTGGTGCGGCAGGGCGAGCCCGGCGCCGAGGTAGGCGTAGAGGTGCAGCAGGTGCCAGGACTCGTAGCGCAGCCGCCGCCGGGCCGCGCGCACCGACGTCACGGCGACCATACCCAGCGCGGCGGTCCCGGCGGCGGCCAGGAGCATGCCCGGATAGGTCGTCACCAGCGTCCAGGCTTCGCCCAGCACCCCGGAACGGTCGGTGGCGGCGTAGCCGAGGGTGATGAGGACCAGGTGCGCGGCCAGCAGCGCGATCGAGGCGAAGCCGGCGATCCGGTGCCGCCGGGCCAGCTCGTCCTGGCCGTAGCTGCGTTCCACCCACGGGATCCGGGCCATGAGCAGCAGCTGCAGGAGCAGCAGGTCCGCCGACAGCAGGCCGGTGAGCCGTCCGGCGGAGGTGAAGAAGTCGGAGCCGAGGTCCTGCACCCCGCGGCCGGACACCCAGAGCGCGACCACGAAGAGCACGCTCGCCCAGGCGGTGAGCCCGGCCGCGTCGCGCCACCACACGCGGACGGTGGGCCGCGCGAGGCGGCGGGTGGCGAGCGTGGTGGCGGACATCGGACTCCTCGGGGGTGATCGCCGTCCACCCTTCCGAAGCCCGGTTAGCCGTCGACGTGACGAGGGTGAGAGTTCGGTAAGAGAAGATCCGCGCCGACGGTGAACCCGACCACGGCGCCGCCGCCGGGGCGCGGCCCGGCGAAGACGGACCCGCCGTGGGCCAGCGCGATGTCCCGCACGATGGCCAGCCCGAGGCCGGAGCCGGGCAGCCCGCGGGCGCCGTCGGCGCGGTGGAAGCGGTCGAACACGCGGGCCACGTCGTCGTCGCCGATGCCCGGGCCGTGGTCGAGCACCTCGACGCGGCCGTCGCGCACGACGACCTCGATCGGACCCTCGGGCGCGAACTTCACGGCGTTTTCCAGCAGGTTCGTCACCGCCCGCTCCAGCGCCTTCGCCTGCCCGGTCAGCGCGGACGCGCCGGCCTCGACGGTGACGGCCCGGCCGGACCGCCGCCGGACGCGCTCGGCGGCCCGGCCCGCGATCTCGCCCAGCTCGACCGGCCCCGGTTCCTCGGCCTCGTAGCGGCGGGTGGCCAGGTCCACGAGCTCGTCCACCAGGTGGGTCAGCTCGCGGGTCTCGCCGTCGACGTCGTCGAGCAGGCGGGCACGGGAGTCCGGGCTGAGCTCGGCGAACCGGCGCAGGACGCTGGCGTTTGTACGCAGGCTGGTCAGGGGAGTCCGCAGCTCGTGGGCGGCGTCCTGGACCAGGCGTTCCTGGTCGGCGCGGGCGTCGGCGAGCCGGCCCAGCATCCGGTCGAACGACGTTGCGAGCCTGCCGACCTCGTCGCGGCCACCGGTCGGGACGGCGACGTCGTCAAGGCGGCCGTCGCTGACCTGCTCGGTGACGTCGGTCAGCCGGACCAGCCGTCGGGTGATCTGCCGGGCCAGCAGCCACCCGGCCAGTGCCGCGGCGGCCAGCACCAGGGCGCTGACGCCGGTGATGCGGGCGGCCAGGCCCTTGAGGACGTGTCGCGACTCGTCGACGTCGATGCCGAGCTGGATCGCCCCGCGGCCGGGCCCGAGGGCCACGGTGATCACCCGGTAGTCGTCGCGGCCCGCGGTGAAGTTCGTGTAGCGGTGGTCGCCGAGAGCGCCGGTGGCGGCGAGCGCCCGGTCGTCGTCGCCGGTGTCGAGGCGCACCGGCCGCCCGCCGAGGGGCCGGGTGCTGCCGTCCGGGGCGATCGCCTGCGCCACCATGGGCTGGGCTTCGTCGTGGTCGTCGTCATCGGGACCGCGGGTGACCGGGCTCGGGGCGAGGACCTGCGTCGCCCCGGCGGCGACTTCCGCCGACGTCGTGAGCAGAGACCGGTCGAGTTCGGCGTTGATCCGCTGGGACGCGGCCTGGTAGCTGAAGACGCCGACGAGGATCGCCGCGGCCGCGCCGACCCCGGCGAAGGCGATCGCGAGCTTGCTGCGCAGGTTCATGCCGGCCGCACCGAGTAGCCGACCCCGCGGACGGTGTGGATCAGCCCGCTCGCCCCGGCCTGCTCCAGCTTGCGCCGCAGGTAGCCGATGTAGACGGCGAGGTTCTTGGAGTCCGCGCCGAATTCGTAGCCCCAGATCCGCTGGTAGATCGTGCTGCGGTCGAGCACGATCCCGGCGTTGCGCACGAGCAGTTCCAGGAGATCGAACTCGGTTTTCGACAGCGTGATCTCGGTGCCTTGCCACCACACCCGCCGCGCCGCCGGGTCGACCGCCAGCTCGCCCAGCCGCAGCGTGCGCCGCGCGTCCGGCTCCGGCGACGTGCGGCGGAGCAGGGCCCGCAAGCGGGCGAGGAGTTCGTCGAGCTCGAACGGCTTGGGCAGGTAGTCGTCGGCTCCGGCGTCCAGCCCGGCCACCCGGTCGGGGGTTTCGACGCGGGCGGTGAGCATGAGGATCGGGGTGAGGTCGCCTTCGGCACGCAGGACACGGCAGACGCCGAGGCCGTCGACGCCGGGCATCATCACGTCGAGGACGATCACGTCGAACTCGTCCCGCCGGGCCGTGGCCAGCGCGCCGACGCCGTCGGACACCTCGGTGACCTGGTAACCCTCGAGGTCGAGCGCCCGGAGCAGCGATTCCCGGATGGCGCGGTCGTCGTCGGCGAGCAGGACACGGTGTGGCATGGCCGCCATCATGCCTGCGCCCGGGCGTCCCGTCCCGCCAGGTGTCCGGCCCGTCCGCGGAGGGTTAGCGGCGGGTAAACGACATCCGTTCCGCGGCCACGATTCTCGTTTTCCGGAATTCTCCAGGCGATCCCTCCTCCGTTCGGTGGCTCCGCCGCCCGGATGCGGGATGTCAGCCTGAGCGGGTCGTCCCGGGTCCACCGCCCCCGGCGCGGGGTGACGCAGTCAGGAAGCACCGCCGGCGGCCTCGCCCCCCGGGCCGCCGGCGGTGCCGTGGTCCGATGTGGACGGTGCGGGCACTCGACCCCGGTCGGCCGGGCCGCCCGGCCGTCCACGGTCAGGGTGGACCGCGAACCGCGGGCTCTCCCGCCCATCGTCGACTTGCCCGCGGAGGTCGAGCATCCGGACGGGTGACCTCCGCCCGCCTCGTCCGACAGCCGATGGCCACCGCGCTGCGGAACCGCCCGGAGACCGGGGCTGCGGTGCGAACGGGGTATTGCCCGGGTGACCGTTGTCGAGCAGAGTGTTCCGCGCGGGGCGCGGGGAGTGGCTGTGGTGGGCGAGAAGCTGGGTAAGCCGGCGCTGTGGTTCGCGGTGGCGGCCATCGGGTACGCGGCCGGTTCCCAGGTCGCCTTCACCGTGCTCGATTCCGGCGGCGGGGGCCCGACCTTCTTCCCGTCGGCGGGCTTCAGCCTGGCCCTGCTGTGCCTGCTGCCGCGGCCGTTCCGGCGGTTCGCCTGCCTCGGTGTCGCGGTCGCGGAAATCCTCGTCGACCTGGCCGAGGGACTCGGCCCGGTCGCCGCGGCCGGCTTCGCCGTCGCGAACACCGCCGAGCCGGTGCTGGGCGCGCTGCTGCTGGGCGCGGCCCGGCCGACCGGGACCTGGCGCGGGCTCGCCCGGTTCGTGGCCGCGGGGGTGCTCGGAGGTCCGGCCGCGGGCGCGGTGCTCGGCGCGACCACCGCCACCCTCACCGGTGGCGCGACCGACGGCTGGTGGGCCGTGGCCGGCCGGTGGTGGCTCGGCGACGGGCTGGGGGTCCTGGTGATCGGCACGGCGCTGCTCGTGTGGTGCAGCCGTGAACCGGCCGGGGTGCGGCGCGCCGGGGGCGTCCTGGCGGCGGCCGCGATCGGCGGGCTCGCCGTCCTCGTGTTCTGGGCGGACCTCGCGGTGGCCGGGTACGCCGGCGTGGTCGTGCTCGGCTGGGTGGCCCTGTGGTGGGGACCGCGGGCCGTGAGCGCGGCCGGCGTGGTGGTCGCCTTCGTGGCGACGACGGCCACGGCCGCCGGCCGGGGACCGTGGGCCGGTGCCGCTCCGGCGTCCGGGCTCGTCCACCTGCAGGTGCTGCTCGCGGTCGTGCTGCTCACCATGCTGGTGCTCGCGGTGACGGTCACCGAACGGGACGCCGCGGTCCGCGGCGCGACGGTCGCGGAGGAACGACGGCGCCGCGCGGAATCGGTGGCCGAGGCCGAGCACGCGGCGCACGAGCGGGCGCGGCTGCTGCAGGCCGTGGCGGGCGGGCTGGGCGCGGCGACCGGGATCGACCGGATCGTGACGGTGTTCGTCGACGTCCACGCGGGTGCGCTGGCC
Encoded proteins:
- a CDS encoding ATP-binding protein, with product MNLRSKLAIAFAGVGAAAAILVGVFSYQAASQRINAELDRSLLTTSAEVAAGATQVLAPSPVTRGPDDDDHDEAQPMVAQAIAPDGSTRPLGGRPVRLDTGDDDRALAATGALGDHRYTNFTAGRDDYRVITVALGPGRGAIQLGIDVDESRHVLKGLAARITGVSALVLAAAALAGWLLARQITRRLVRLTDVTEQVSDGRLDDVAVPTGGRDEVGRLATSFDRMLGRLADARADQERLVQDAAHELRTPLTSLRTNASVLRRFAELSPDSRARLLDDVDGETRELTHLVDELVDLATRRYEAEEPGPVELGEIAGRAAERVRRRSGRAVTVEAGASALTGQAKALERAVTNLLENAVKFAPEGPIEVVVRDGRVEVLDHGPGIGDDDVARVFDRFHRADGARGLPGSGLGLAIVRDIALAHGGSVFAGPRPGGGAVVGFTVGADLLLPNSHPRHVDG
- a CDS encoding response regulator transcription factor — translated: MAAMPHRVLLADDDRAIRESLLRALDLEGYQVTEVSDGVGALATARRDEFDVIVLDVMMPGVDGLGVCRVLRAEGDLTPILMLTARVETPDRVAGLDAGADDYLPKPFELDELLARLRALLRRTSPEPDARRTLRLGELAVDPAARRVWWQGTEITLSKTEFDLLELLVRNAGIVLDRSTIYQRIWGYEFGADSKNLAVYIGYLRRKLEQAGASGLIHTVRGVGYSVRPA